A portion of the Bifidobacteriaceae bacterium genome contains these proteins:
- the rlmB gene encoding 23S rRNA (guanosine(2251)-2'-O)-methyltransferase RlmB, whose product MPGNSKRRGAVRKPGSKKGPLIGSGGRGRKALEGRGPTPKAEDRPYHPAAKRKAAMEKRNQARPQGAAIRPAGKTGQAGKPNRTGKLGRTAAKDAADYVAGRNAVLEALRAQVPAVRLEIAIGIDVDDRVREAMKLAGDAGIPIGQASKLELDQRTGGANHQGVALKAAPYEYKSAMDLVRIAEDAAQPPLIVALDQVTDPHNLGAILRSAAAFGAHGVLIPSRRSAQMGPTAWKVSAGAAARVPVARATNLNRALEDLKQAGLFVVGLDAEGAADAANLDLAAGPVVLVVGSEGKGLARLTRQTCDLTVSIPMDAATESLNAAVAGGIVLYEAAKRRR is encoded by the coding sequence ATGCCTGGGAACTCGAAGCGTAGGGGAGCGGTGCGCAAGCCCGGCTCCAAGAAGGGGCCCTTGATCGGATCGGGCGGCCGCGGCCGCAAGGCCCTCGAAGGCAGGGGGCCCACACCGAAGGCCGAAGACCGGCCCTACCACCCCGCCGCCAAGCGCAAAGCGGCCATGGAAAAGCGCAACCAAGCTCGCCCCCAGGGCGCAGCCATCCGCCCCGCCGGCAAGACCGGTCAAGCGGGCAAGCCGAACAGGACCGGCAAGCTCGGCAGGACTGCGGCCAAAGACGCCGCCGATTACGTGGCCGGGCGCAACGCCGTCCTCGAAGCGCTGCGCGCCCAGGTGCCGGCCGTGCGCCTAGAGATCGCAATCGGGATTGACGTGGATGACCGCGTGCGTGAGGCCATGAAACTCGCCGGCGACGCGGGCATCCCGATTGGGCAGGCCTCGAAGTTGGAACTGGACCAGCGGACCGGCGGCGCGAACCACCAGGGCGTGGCGCTCAAAGCCGCCCCCTACGAGTACAAGTCCGCCATGGACTTGGTTCGCATCGCGGAGGACGCCGCCCAGCCGCCCCTCATTGTCGCCCTCGACCAGGTCACCGACCCCCACAACCTGGGGGCGATCCTACGGTCCGCGGCCGCCTTCGGCGCCCACGGGGTGTTGATCCCCTCCCGCCGCTCCGCCCAGATGGGGCCAACCGCTTGGAAGGTGTCCGCCGGGGCCGCCGCCCGCGTGCCGGTGGCCCGCGCCACCAACCTGAACAGAGCCCTCGAAGACCTCAAACAGGCCGGTCTGTTCGTGGTCGGTCTGGACGCCGAAGGGGCCGCCGATGCCGCCAACCTCGACCTGGCTGCCGGTCCCGTCGTGTTGGTGGTCGGCTCCGAAGGCAAAGGCCTCGCGCGCCTGACCAGGCAGACCTGCGACTTGACGGTCTCCATCCCAATGGACGCCGCCACGGAGTCGTTGAACGCGGCGGTCGCGGGCGGAATCGTCCTCTACGAAGCCGCCAAACGCCGCCGTTGA